A portion of the Candidatus Paceibacterota bacterium genome contains these proteins:
- the lepB gene encoding signal peptidase I produces the protein MSRKGSVLREFPILVVVALLVSLIIKSFFVQFFYIPSGSMEDTLRIKDRVAVNKVPYISKSIERGDIVVFRDPDHWLADPMPSTESKFISTMREGLIAVGVLPNPAKQHLVKRVIGVAGDHVVCCDNNKMITVNGKALYEPYIFKGDNSSDMNFDITVPVGKIWVMGDHRGASADSRYHQDDINKGMVPVSKVVGRVVAVIWPANHAKIVNRFDALK, from the coding sequence ATGTCGCGCAAGGGTTCAGTCCTTCGTGAGTTCCCAATACTCGTAGTCGTAGCACTTCTTGTCTCACTTATTATCAAGAGTTTTTTCGTGCAGTTTTTTTATATTCCATCAGGATCAATGGAAGATACTTTGCGGATTAAAGATCGTGTTGCGGTAAATAAAGTCCCATATATTTCCAAGAGCATCGAACGTGGCGACATTGTGGTTTTCCGTGACCCGGACCACTGGCTAGCAGACCCCATGCCCTCGACCGAATCAAAGTTTATTTCCACTATGCGGGAAGGTCTCATAGCCGTCGGCGTCCTTCCCAATCCCGCTAAACAACACCTGGTAAAAAGAGTTATCGGCGTAGCCGGTGATCATGTTGTTTGTTGCGATAACAACAAAATGATTACCGTTAATGGTAAGGCGCTTTACGAGCCTTACATTTTTAAAGGTGACAATTCAAGTGATATGAATTTTGATATTACTGTTCCGGTCGGAAAAATCTGGGTAATGGGTGATCATCGTGGGGCAAGTGCCGATTCGCGCTACCACCAAGATGACATTAACAAAGGCATGGTTCCAGTCAGTAAGGTGGTTGGACGAGTGGTTGCCGTTATCTGGCCGGCAAATCATGCCAAAATTGTTAATCGCTTTGATGCCTTAAAGTAA